In Endozoicomonas sp. GU-1, one DNA window encodes the following:
- the adk gene encoding adenylate kinase, whose protein sequence is MRVILLGAPGAGKGTQAQFIMEEYGIPQISTGDMLRAAIKNGTELGNRVKAVMDSGALVSDDIIIALVKERIAESDCANGFLFDGFPRTIPQAEALRDAGVAIDHVVEIAVDDEEIVKRMSGRRVHPESGRTYHVVFNPPREEGKDDVTGEALVQRADDEEETVRKRLGVYHDQTAPLVEFYQQVGGDTRYSRIEGVGSVDEIKQQVLDALKPVLA, encoded by the coding sequence ATGCGCGTTATTCTGCTGGGTGCACCGGGCGCCGGTAAAGGGACTCAGGCTCAATTTATCATGGAAGAGTATGGTATTCCCCAGATCTCTACCGGGGATATGCTGCGGGCTGCGATCAAAAACGGTACTGAATTGGGCAACAGGGTCAAGGCCGTCATGGATTCCGGGGCGCTGGTTTCTGACGACATCATCATTGCCCTGGTCAAAGAGCGTATTGCTGAGAGTGATTGCGCCAACGGTTTCCTGTTTGATGGCTTCCCGCGGACCATTCCCCAGGCAGAAGCCCTGCGTGATGCCGGTGTTGCCATTGACCACGTTGTGGAAATCGCGGTTGATGATGAAGAAATCGTCAAGCGCATGAGTGGCCGTCGCGTGCACCCGGAAAGTGGCCGTACTTACCATGTAGTCTTTAATCCCCCCAGAGAAGAGGGTAAGGATGATGTGACCGGTGAAGCCTTGGTGCAGCGCGCAGACGACGAAGAAGAGACGGTTCGCAAGCGTCTGGGGGTCTACCATGATCAGACCGCGCCATTGGTTGAGTTCTATCAGCAAGTGGGTGGCGATACCCGTTACAGCCGCATTGAAGGTGTCGGCTCTGTTGATGAAATCAAACAGCAGGTGCTGGACGCGCTGAAGCCTGTTCTCGCCTGA
- the tsaB gene encoding tRNA (adenosine(37)-N6)-threonylcarbamoyltransferase complex dimerization subunit type 1 TsaB translates to MKLLALDTATEACSVALNLDGEVIERFELTPRRHSRDLLPMVEDVLAQAGLSLKQLDALAFGRGPGAFTGLRVATAMVQGLAFAVDLPVVPVSTLAALAQQGLREHKATKVLSAIDARMDEVYWGAFSESDGLMVPVAAEIVTLPENVVVPVMDGYWFGMGTGWAFRHRLSATVVDCQIEAWPRAHDIALLAAADFKRGKGLPAEQAMPVYLRDKVALKKSER, encoded by the coding sequence ATGAAACTGCTTGCTCTTGATACCGCAACGGAAGCCTGTTCTGTTGCCCTTAACCTTGATGGCGAAGTGATTGAACGCTTTGAGCTGACTCCCCGCCGACACAGCCGTGATTTGCTGCCAATGGTTGAAGACGTTCTGGCTCAGGCCGGCTTAAGCCTTAAGCAGCTGGATGCCCTGGCCTTTGGCCGGGGGCCAGGGGCATTTACCGGCCTCAGGGTGGCAACCGCCATGGTTCAGGGGTTGGCGTTTGCGGTTGATCTGCCGGTGGTTCCGGTTTCGACGCTGGCGGCTCTGGCTCAGCAGGGGCTCAGGGAGCACAAGGCAACAAAAGTGTTGAGTGCCATTGATGCCAGAATGGATGAGGTCTACTGGGGGGCGTTTTCCGAGTCGGATGGCTTAATGGTACCGGTTGCTGCGGAAATAGTGACCCTGCCAGAAAATGTTGTAGTACCGGTTATGGATGGGTACTGGTTCGGGATGGGCACTGGCTGGGCATTCAGGCATCGATTGTCGGCCACCGTGGTTGATTGTCAGATTGAAGCCTGGCCCAGGGCCCATGATATAGCCTTGCTGGCTGCTGCCGACTTTAAACGGGGTAAAGGGCTGCCTGCAGAGCAGGCCATGCCGGTTTATCTTCGGGATAAGGTAGCTCTGAAAAAATCAGAACGTTAA